A window of Pirellulales bacterium genomic DNA:
TTGCTCAGCTTTCCGGCCCTCTGTCGCGCCGACCACTGACACATCCCATTGACGGCCGCCTGGATCGCTCGGTTTGCCTTCTGTTACGTCAAGATGCCAGAGCCCAGCGTGCCCGGCGGACCCGCCAGCATTCAGCCAGAGCCAATGGCGGCCGAGGCCAGAATCCCATTCCTTGCGCGCGCCGAGCAAGAGCCAGAATCGCGCCCATTCGGCAAAGCCGGCCATTGATAGTTCGCTCAATTCCGGCGGGTCGAAGTTTCCGAGAGCATGGCCGCGGCCTTTTCGTGCATGATGGAATAGCAGGATCGAACATCCCGTGTCTTCAATCAACTTTGTCAGCGGAGAGAGAATCGAACCCATGCTAAAAAGATTGGCGGACGAATCCCCAATGTCGAGCATAGCCATGTAGGTCGGATCGACTCCAAGCACTTCAAGATTCTTTTCCTCGATTACGCGGCGCATCTCGTCGAGGTGCGTTACCAAAGCCAGCCGCGGCGACGCCGTTGACCAAACGAGATTGGAAATACCGGCCAACTCAATCCCTTTCGACTTTGCAATCGCAATACCGCGCTCTTTCAGTGTTGGCCAACCTGATTCAGCCGACATTAGCCCAGCCGCGACGGGCCGCGATACGTTGAATCGGCCGAGACAGTTACTCCCCGATGCGGCCGAAATCATGGCGTCGATACCGACCGACGTTTTCAGCGACTTCGACCGGCCGCCGATAATGCCGCCTTGTCGCGCCGGCACGAGGTCGTCGATCAGGTATTCAACCTTGTCGTCGCTTGCCGCTAATTCCGCGGAAGTGCGCCATTCAAAGTTGGGCCGATCATTCGCCCCGGTTTTCTCCGCGCCGATTATCTTTCCAGGCTCGTAGCGCTCCAAGCTTCGCGCAATTTTTTCGACCTGCGCGTCGTCAAGCGGCGGCCGGCACCGTTTTTGGTTTACGACTTTGAGCGCGGCCGCGATGGCGTCTTGATCCAAGCCGACGTATCGCATACGGCCGCCGATGCGCGTCAATTCATCGTCGCGGCCACCTTCGAGGATCGGAGCGGCCGGGCCGTGTTGGTTGGCGTCGAATCCGCTCAGATTTCCAGCCGTCGCAATCGTCGGCTTGCCAGCCGCGTCGAGCAACTCGATCAGCCAGGCCGGTGGCAACGGCAGCTTGTCCGGTTCACAACCGAGAGCGTTTTGCCATTGATACGATTTGCCGTTGACTATGCTCGGCGCGACGACGATGTAGCCGCCGGTTGTGCGAATATCGGCCGCTGCGGCCAGCTTGCCGGCACTGAGAATGAATTGTTTGCCGTCAGGCAATTTGAAAACAAAATGTTTCCCGCGCGGCGTTAGCGCGAATGGCCCATCGGTCAATCCGAGAAGTCGTTCGGAACCGGGCCACGGATTCGCCGAGCCGTCTTTCAGCGGGTCGATGTCGAGGATCAAAAGCCCGGCGGCGCTCATCGCCAGGTTGCAATTGGCGGGCGCAGCGGCGAACATCCGCTCGATGGCGTCAGGATCGGTCGAAGCGTCTTTGAATCCGCTCGTTCCACGCAGCGGTATTTTGTCGCCCGGCGCGCACGGAAAAACGGCATAGCCAAGATCGGCGAGTCTCAGAGCTTCGGCGAGTGTCGCATTCATCGTGCAAATCCTGAAAACAAAAAATGCCGGCAACGACCGCCGCTGTGCTGGGGCACAAACGACGATCGGGCCGGCAAGTAAAAATGCGTCGGCAGCGATCCCAGTCGGCTGCGACGAACGTATGTATCAAAAAGCCAGCGTGCCGCAGATCGGTGGAGATCGACCAAACGGACACGCTGGCAGCTCAGCGGAGCTGCTGCCGGGAGGCGGCCGGCAAAGCTCAACGCGAGCGATTCGCCACGGATGCCGGCGGAAGCGCACCAACCGGCCGAGCCGGACGGCCGTTAGCTTGCCGGCCGCTTTTGGTTCGGCGTGCAGGGAAAAACGGCATAGCCCAGCGTGGCAAGTTGTATGGCTTCGTCGATCGTCGTCATTGGATGTTCCATCGGGAAACGAAAAAGCCGATAGACCGTGTTTGTAGGTGCGGGCTACAAAGCAACGGTCGTCGGCCAAGTAAGAATCTCGACTGCATCCCCACGATGGCAGCCGATCGAATGGTATTTCAAAAGGCCCGCGCATCGCCGATCGCGGAAGGGGAAACCGCAACCGGACGACGCGCGAGCGCAGCCCGCGGAACTAATGCGCCGAGTCTGAGCGGCGCAGCTTCAACGCGGGCCGATCGCAATGGCTTTCACCCAGCGACGAGCGGGGCCGTCGATTCGCCAGCAGGACTCAGGCGAAGCGACTGACCATTGCGGACGCAATGCTAGACCGAAAGATTCATGGCCTTCGCCTTGACCGCGGCAAATCGTTCTTTGGCCTTTTCGATTACTGCCGCGTTGCTCTGCCTTGCCTCCATTAACGGAATCTCGCTCATTGCCTGCTCGGCGAGTGTCGCAAGGAAGACTTCCCGGTTGCGAATCAAGATATGCAGATCGATCGGAAACAAAGTGACGTTTCCGGCGATTTCAGACCTTGTTTCCGTCCATCCGCCGGCGACGAGGTATTCCGTCGCCTTCCGCTTGGCATTCTCGATTGCCGTCTTTGCGGCAGATTTTGCGATGTGAAAATCGACGTTAATGACTCGCGTGAAAAAGTGGCCCATTTCTTTGCGAAGGCTTAGTTCGCCGAGCAAGGCTTCGAGCTTACGATCGCGAACTTTCGCGACGGCTTTCGAATGGGCCGCGGTCCAATCGGAATCCGGCGTGTCTTTCAATTCGGCCGACGCCTCGGCGATCGAATCGCATTCGGTATTATGCGCCTCGATCTTCTCGACTAATGCGGCTTGCACGGTTGCGGTTTCGGCTGTAAGCGGAAATGGGACATTCAGACTGTTGATAATCGACATCCAGCGGGTTCCTTTTGGAAAACGGAAAGAAAGAAAATGGGTGCGATGCTTTAACGATTGTCTACTTGGCGTTGCCCGGCAGCTTGATCGATGCGGCAAAGGTGGCGACTGCATCGATTATTGGCCATCCGGCGTCCCGCGGCGCGTCGTTTTTCACATGATTGCTCGGCGGAGTCGAAAGCTTGCTCGCAAAGGCCGTCGACA
This region includes:
- a CDS encoding bifunctional DNA primase/polymerase — translated: MNATLAEALRLADLGYAVFPCAPGDKIPLRGTSGFKDASTDPDAIERMFAAAPANCNLAMSAAGLLILDIDPLKDGSANPWPGSERLLGLTDGPFALTPRGKHFVFKLPDGKQFILSAGKLAAAADIRTTGGYIVVAPSIVNGKSYQWQNALGCEPDKLPLPPAWLIELLDAAGKPTIATAGNLSGFDANQHGPAAPILEGGRDDELTRIGGRMRYVGLDQDAIAAALKVVNQKRCRPPLDDAQVEKIARSLERYEPGKIIGAEKTGANDRPNFEWRTSAELAASDDKVEYLIDDLVPARQGGIIGGRSKSLKTSVGIDAMISAASGSNCLGRFNVSRPVAAGLMSAESGWPTLKERGIAIAKSKGIELAGISNLVWSTASPRLALVTHLDEMRRVIEEKNLEVLGVDPTYMAMLDIGDSSANLFSMGSILSPLTKLIEDTGCSILLFHHARKGRGHALGNFDPPELSELSMAGFAEWARFWLLLGARKEWDSGLGRHWLWLNAGGSAGHAGLWHLDVTEGKPSDPGGRQWDVSVVGATEGRKAEQAGKELAKSIRDGDAEADRRQRIIEAVREIGPETKTAIRIRTGINGQRFEETLSELLTNGTIVAAFKNKNGRLHDAFQLAV